In Canis lupus dingo isolate Sandy chromosome 1, ASM325472v2, whole genome shotgun sequence, a single genomic region encodes these proteins:
- the SMIM17 gene encoding small integral membrane protein 17: MQSLRPEQIRGLLEPERTKMLLPRESRTWEKRITSTKDWVAVEVEAASCDSDEKGLSSQEPGLAQEWNPVEGDEESEDSQGFLEWSKAPQQTTIVLVVCVLFLFLVLTGMPMMFHI, from the exons ATGCAGAGCCTCAGGCCTGAGCAGATTCGGGGGCTGCTGGAGCCGGAGAGGACCAAGATGCTGCTGCCCCGGGAGAGCAGGACCTGGGAGAAGCGCATCACCTCCACCAAAGACTGGGTGGCTGTGGAGGTTGAGGCTGCCAGCTGTGACAGTGACGAGAAAG GTCTTTCTTCTCAAGAGCCTGGACTGGCCCAGGAGTGGAACCCGGTGGAGGGAGATGAAGAATCTGAGGACTCGCAG ggCTTTTTGGAGTGGTCGAAAGCTCCGCAACAAACGACAATAGTCTTGGTAGTGTGTGTCCTGTTTTTGTTCCTGGTTTTAACGGGGATGCCTATGATGTTCCACATTTAG
- the ZNF835 gene encoding zinc finger protein 835 yields the protein MKEGLLAMAAPQGSEVGASQEQEGQFKDLQGKLESCPKAEATTRGEDTAGATVQAQDEPSEVPGTSPSLPLPPADSRPHGRSAPRRPPKQKKAACEEGEDGPRKPWKCGDCGKAFSYCSAFTLHQRTHTGEKPFTCTECGKAFSQSVHLTLHQRTHTGERPYACPECGKAFSQGSYLASHWRTHTGERPHHCTDCGKAFARPTHLAQHRRVHTGERPYACGQCAKAFRNRSSLLEHQRIHTGEKPYACGQCAKAFRFSSALIRHQRTHTAERPYACSQCAKAFTQIAHLTQHRRVHTGEKPYTCPECGAPFSQSASLTEHRRIHTGEKPYACTQCGKAFTQVSHLSQHQRVHTGERPYACQDCGRAFSNRSHLVQHHLVHTGAKPYKCLECGVAFSHVSSLIEHQKIHTGEKPYRCTECGKAFSQGSSLTLHQRTHTGERPYTCHECGKAFSNRSYLIQHHIVHTGEKPYECSSCGKAFSFSSALIRHQRTHTDKKAYPRTQCGDTFTQLPHLTRPLSSRREEKPVSSSDSSDTAADQREDEILP from the coding sequence ATGAAAGAAGGTCTCTTGGCCATGGCTGCCCCCCAGGGCTCTGAGGTGGGAGCATCCCAGGAACAAGAAGGTCAGTTCAAGGACCTGCAGGGAAAGCTGGAAAGCTGTCCCAAGGCAGAGGCCACCACCCGCGGAGAGGACACTGCCGGGGCCACTGTGCAGGCACAGGATGAACCCAGCGAGGTCCCAGGCACTAGCCCgagcctgccccttcccccagccgACAGCAGGCCCCACGGGCGCAGTGCACCTAGAAGGCCCCCGAAGCAGAAGAAGGCCGCCTGCGAGGAGGGAGAGGATGGCCCCAGAAAGCCGTGGAAGTGTGGCGACTGCGGCAAGGCCTTCAGCTACTGCTCGGCATTCACGCTGCACCAAAGAACCCACACGGGCGAGAAGCCGTTCACGTGCACCGAGTGCGGCAAGGCCTTCAGCCAGAGCGTGCACCTGACCCTGCACCAGCGCACGCACACGGGCGAGCGGCCCTACGCGTGCCCCGAGTGTGGCAAGGCCTTCAGCCAGGGCTCCTACCTGGCGTCACACTGGCGCACGCACACGGGTGAGCGGCCGCACCACTGCACCGACTGCGGCAAGGCCTTCGCGCGTCCCACGCACCTGGCCCAGCACCGGCGCGTGCACACGGGCGAGCGGCCTTACGCATGCGGTCAGTGCGCCAAGGCCTTCCGCAACCGCTCATCCCTGCTGGAGCACCAGCGCATCCACACTGGCGAGAAGCCATATGCCTGTGGCCAGTGCGCTAAGGCCTTCCGCTTTTCGTCAGCACTCATCCGCCACCAGCGCACACACACGGCCGAGCGGCCCTACGCCTGCAGCCAGTGCGCCAAGGCCTTCACACAAATCGCGCATCTGACGCAACACCGGCGTGTGCACACTGGTGAGAAGCCCTACACGTGCCCCGAGTGTGGCGCGCCCTTTAGCCAGAGCGCCTCACTCACGGAGCATCGGCGTATCCACACAGGCGAGAAGCCATATGCATGCACAcagtgtgggaaggccttcaCGCAGGTGTCACACCTGAGCCAACACCAGCGCGTGCACACAGGTGAGCGGCCCTATGCGTGCCAGGACTGCGGCCGCGCCTTCAGCAACCGCTCCCACCTGGTGCAGCACCACCTGGTGCATACAGGCGCCAAGCCCTATAAGTGCCTAGAGTGCGGGGTGGCCTTCAGCCACGTGTCCTCCCTCATTGAGCACCAGAAGATCCACACGGGTGAGAAGCCCTACAGGTGCACAGAGTGTGGCAAGGCCTTCAGCCAGGGCTCCTCACTTACTCTGCACCAGCGGACGCACACGGGTGAGCGGCCCTACACGTGCCACGAGTGCGGCAAGGCCTTCAGCAACCGTTCCTACCTGATCCAGCACCACATCGTGCACACCGGGGAGAAGCCCTACGAGTGCAGCAGCTGTGGCAAGGCCTTCAGCTTCTCATCTGCCCTCATCCGACACCAGAGAACGCACACTGACAAGAAAGCCTACCCACGCACCCAGTGTGGCGACACCTTCACGCAGCTGCCACACCTAACTCGACCTCTGAGCTCCCGGAGGGAGGAGAAGCCTGTGAGCAGCAGCGACTCTTCAGACACTGCCGCAGACCAGCGGGAAGATGAGATCCTCCCCTAG